A stretch of DNA from Catenulispora acidiphila DSM 44928:
GTTGTGGCCGACCGGTGGCACGACGGGCACGTCCTGCTCCTCGGCGACGCCGCGCACATGATGCCGCCGTTCGCCGGCCAGGGGCTCAACTCCGGAATCCGGGACGCCGCGAACCTCGCGTGGAAGATCGAGCAGGTGGTGCGCGGGCGTGCTCGCGAGGCCCTGCTGCGTACTTATGAAGTCGAGCGACGTCCGCACGCCACCGCGATGGTCCGCTATTCCGAGCGGCTCGGATCCATCGTGATGACCACCGACCGGCGGCGCGCTCTGGTGCGAGACCTGGCGACCCGCGCGCTATTGGCGCTGCCTCAGGGACGGCGCTATCTCACCGAGATGCGGTTCAGGCCGCGGGCCCGGTTCGAAGCGGGGCTGGTCACCGGCTCGCATCCGTTGACCGGGACCCAACTTCCGCAGCCACTCGTCCTAATACCGCCAGGGCTTCGCCCACGGCTTCTCGACGACATCCTCGGCCCGTCGTTCGCGGTGCTCGGGGTGGACGTCCCCGAGGCTGCCTGGCGCCAGTTCGACGGCGCGGACTGGCCGGACATCATGGCGGACGCCACGCGGATCGACGTGTTCCTCGACGACAGGCTCCCTCCGACGACAGGCCCTCGTACGGCCGTCGCCGATGCCGACGGCCGCCTGGAGCAGGCACTCGATACGGCACGCAACCGATTCGTATTGATCAGACCTGATCGCTACATCGCGGCCGTCATCGGGCCGGGTGGCCTTCCGGCAGCTGTCGCCGCGCTAGGCAGAACCATCCGGTGACCGCGACGGCACCCGCCGGGTAGGCGCCGGCCCTGCGTGTTCTGTTTGCCCCCCCGCACGAAAGGAAAAGCAGTTGCCCATATCCACCACCGTCGCGGTAGCCCGTTCCGGTCAGGACACTTTCCAGTGGGAGCGCGCCGTCCTGGATGATCCGGGACCTGGCGAAGTTCTCGTTCGCCTTGTGGCAACCGGTCTGTGCCACACGGACCTTTCAGTATTGGCCGAACGGCTTCCCACTCCGCTTCCCGCGGTCCTCGGCCACGAAGGCGCAGGCGTCGTTGAGGCTGTGGGCGCCGACGTGGCCGGTATCGCACGCGGCGACCGCGTCGTGCTCTCCTTCAACTCCTGCGGACATTGCGATGCCTGCCGTACTGGTCGGCCGACCCGCTGTGCCACGTACTTCCCGCTGAACTTCTCCGCTGCCCGTCCGGACGGCACCACCCCCATCCATTCGGTTGAGGGAACCGCGCTGGGCGGCATGTTCTTCGGGCAGTCCTCCTTGGCCCGACACGCGGTCGTCTCTGCGCAAAGCGTGGTCCGTGTCGATGCGGCCGACGATGACGAACTCGCTCTGCTGGCACCCGTCGGGTGCGGCATCCAGACCGGCGCCGGAACGGTATTGAACATTCTGCGACCCCGCTATGGCGACATCGTTGCGGTCTTCGGCGCTGGCGCGGTGGGACTCTCGGCCGTCATGGCGGCGCGGCTTACTCCAGCTCGCGCCATCATCGCGGTCGACGTCGTGCACGAGCGGCTGGTTCAGGCCGCGGAACTCGGCGCCACCCATACTGTCAACAGCCGTACAGAGGACCTGCCCTCGCGTCTGGCCGAAATCGCCGGGTCCGCCGGAGTGACCCACGTCGTGGAGACCACCGGCGTCCCTTCCCTGCTGGAACTGGCCGCCACGGCGATAGCCGCCCACGGAACAGTCGCGGTCGTCGGCGCCCCGCCCGCCGGGAGTTGGGCCGCCTTCAACGTCAATGCCCTGATCGACGGCCGCACCATCCGCGGTGTCGCCGAGGGCGGCAGCGACCGCATCACGTTCATCCCCGCTCTGATCGACCTGGCTCGCCAAGGCCGGCTGCCCTACGAGAAGCTCATCCGCTTCTACACCGAGGACCAGCTCCAGCAGGCCGTGACCGATGCCAGGTCGGGAAAAACGGTGAAACCGGTGATCCGCTTCGACCCGCCCACAGCAGCACGAGGAGAGAGCCGATGAGCCTGCCGCATGCCCGCAACTTCATCGACGGCCGATGGTCCGACGCGCCCACCGCCGGCACCACCAGTTCACCGGCTACCGGAATGCCCATCGGCACGTACGCCGACGACGGAGCCGCCAGTGCTCGCAACGCCATCGACGCCGCGCGCCGCACTTTTCGCGCCGGAACGTGGGCCCGCGATCGGCGGTTGAGGGCACGCGCCTTATCGGAAATGGCCGACCGGATGGCACAACGCCGCGACGAACTGGTCGATCTGCTCTCGCGCGAGAACGGTAAACGCCGAGCCGAGGCAGCCATGGAAGTCGACGCCGCCATCCCCAAGCTGCGCTACAACGCGGCGCTGGCCCTGACCGACACCGGCCGCGCTGCCGAAACCAGCCCGTCCAGCTACTCCATGACGATCCACCAGCCCGCCGGGGTCGCCGCCGTCATCGTCCCGTGGAACTCACCGGTCATCCTGGCCGTGCGATCCTTCGCACCCGCCCTCGCCGCAGGCTGCACCGTGGCCATGAAAATGCCCGCCCAGACGGCGCTGACCAACGGCCTGCTCTACGAAATCATCGCCGAGACCACCGCCCTGCCCGCCGGCGCTGTCAACGCCTTCACCGAATCAGGCGACGACGGTGCCCGCCTGCTGGTCACCGATCCGGGAACCGACGTCGTCAGCTACACCGGCTCCACCGCCGTCGGCCGGACCATCATGGCCGAGGCCGCGCGGCACGTGAAGGGATGCTCCCTCGAACTCGGCGGAAAGACCCCGATGATCGTCTTCGACGACGCGGACCTGGACGCCGCCGTCCCCGTGCTGACCGCGGCCGTCACCACCTTCTCCGGCCAGTTCTGCATGGCTGGCAGCCGCATCCTCGCCCAGCGGTCGGTAGCCGACGAACTGCGCGCCCGGCTCACAGCAGCCCTCGAAGCCGTCCCGGTCGGTCCGGATCAGGATCACGAATCCGCCATGGGCCCGGTCATCGACCGGACCCAGGCCCTGCGTATCGACGCCATCGTCGCCGCGTCCTCCGCCTGGGGAAGCATTCTCCTGCGCGGCGGGCTGGTCACCGACGGAAACGACGCCTACCTGCGTCCCAGCCTGGTGGAGATCGATGACGTCTCCGCCCCGCTCATCCACCAGGAGGTGTTCGGCCCGACCGCCACCTTCGAAGTGTTCGACCACGAGAGCGATGCCGTCACCCGCGCGAACGCCACCGAATACGGACTCGCAGCCTCAGTGTGGAGCCGAGACGTCGACCGCCCCCTGCGGGTAGGCCGCCAATTGGACGTCGGCACCGTGTGGATCAACGACTGGGCAGTCATCCACGACCAGTTCGAAGAAGGCGGCTTCAAACAGAGCGGCATCGGCAGACTCAATGGTCCCCGCGGACTGGCGGAATTCCAGGAGATCAAGCACTTCGTCCATAGCCCTGGACAGGGTTGACACCGCTCTTAGCTTGCCGTTTAAGGTCAGGTGTTGATCAGGGTTCTGCTGCTGTCCTGCAACCGGCTTGGCCTGCCTACACACCGGATTCGCGGAGGCAGCGATTGCGCGTCTCACCGAGACATTCGATGACAGTGCGCAGAACCTGCCCCGGCGCGAGGTAGACCTTGGGATCGCGGCCGTCCCCGACGCCGCCCGGCGTGCCGGTGAGAATCACATCGCCCGGCAGCAAAGTGATGATTCCGCTCACGTACGCCACGATGTCGGGGACGCCGAACAGCAGATCCGACGTGCGCGAGCGCTGCATCACCTCCCCGTCCACCTCGCACAGGATCTCCAGATCCGGTTCCCTGCCCCCGAACTCGTCGGCGGTGACCAACTCAGGTCCCAGCGGAGTGGTCGCCTCGAAGGTCTTGCCTGCCAGGAACTCCCGGGTACGCCGCTGGTACTCGCGCACCGTGACGTCGTTGGCCACGGTGTAGCCGGCGACGTATTCGAGAGCCTCGGACTCGGCGACGTGGCGGGCGGACCTGCCGATCACCACGGCGAGCTCTGCTTCCCAGTCCACGGTGTCGCTCACCACAGGCAGCACAACCGGGTCGTGGGCGCCGATCAATGCGCCGTCGTACTTCGCGAACAGCGTCGGGTAACGGGGTGTGTCGCGCCCCATCTCCTTGATGTGGGTGGCGTAGTTGAGCCCCAGGCAGATGATCTTGTTGGGGTGCGGAACCACGGGTGCGAAGTCCGCTTCAGCCACCGCCACGCGTCCCGTTTCCTCCGCCGCGGCAGCTTGAAGCCAGTCGTCCGAACTGAGCAGAGCACCGACGCTGGCATGCGGCAGGACGGCGTAGAAGCCCTCCTCGCGCCGTGCCGCCCGGGTCCCCTCATCCGTCCGCAAAGTCGCAAGGCGCATGCTCGCAGCCCTCTCCCTCTGGTGCCGTTTCGGCGCCTGACCATACAATCGATTCATTAGTCAGGATACATGTCCTGCAAAACGAGACAGCGAGGGAGTGGCGGTATGGCGATCACGGGATTGGGACACACCGGGCTGTGGGTCTACGACCTGGCGACGATGCGGCGTTTCTACGAGCACGTCATGGGATTGTCGGTGACCGACGCGGACGACGAGCTCGGGATCGTGTTCCTCAGCGCGCGTCCCGAGCAGGAGCACCACGAGCTCGTTCTCCAGTCCGGTCGCACCGCGCCCATAGGCGTCAAACAGCAGCACCAGATCTCGTGGCGCGTCCAGTCGCTCGATGACCTGCGGAACTTCCACCACCGGTTCGAGACCGAGGGGGTGACTGTCCAGCAGGAGGTGACTCACGGCAACGCGCTGGGCATCTACTTCTTCGACCCCGAGGGCAACCGGAACGAGGTCTATCTGCGCATCGACCGCGACGTGCGGCAGCCGTTCCGCAAATCCATCGACTTCGGCCGGTCACCCGAGGAGATCTACGCAGAGGCCGAGCGACTGCTGACCGACGGTGGTGCGGCGTATCGGCCGGTTGCCTGATGCCTGCAGAGATACTGTCTCGCCTCGTAGGATGTCCTGCATGACAGGACAAGAGTCGGCAACGGTTGGAGCGAGCCAGTACCGGGAGCGCAACTCCACCGCCGATCGGGCGCTGGACATCCTGGGGCTGTTCTCGGAAAGCAGGCTGTCGGTGTCGGGCCAAGAAGTGGCCACAGCATTGGGTGCCGCCCGTTCGACGGCATACCGGTACCTGCAGAGCCTGGTTGCGAGCGGCTTTCTCGAAGAGGACCCCGCCGGTGGATTCCGGCTCGGTGTCCGCATCTTGGAGCTGGCACGCCTGGCACGACGCGGCTACGGCCTATCGGAGATCGCGCTTCCGGTCATGAACGACCTGTGCGCCGAGGTCGGCGAGACCGTACTGCTGACCCGCCGCTCCGGCAGCGCGGCGGTCTGCATCGAACGCTGCGAGGCACAGCAGCCAGTGCGGATCTCCTATGAGCGCGGCAGCGTGCTTCCGGCCAACGCGGGAGCTTCCGCCCTGGCACTTCTCGCCTGGTTGCCCGAGCAGCAGTGCCGCCAGGAACTGGCCGGCCAGCGGCTCCAGCGGTTCACCGCCCGCACGATCACTGACGTCGAGACGCTCATGGAACGGCTCGCGAAAATCCGCCGCGACGGCTACAGCGTCAGCCGGGGAGAACTGGACACCGACATTCTCGGTATCGCCGCGCCCGTCCGAGGAGCCTCCGGCGAGGTGGTCGCCGCCGTGAGCATCGCCGCGCTGGAGCATCGGGTCCCCGACCGCAGACTCGACGACGTCGTGACAGCGCTCCGGGAGGCCGCCGAGCTCATGAGCAGCCGCTTGGCGGTCATCGGAGACTGACCACACCGGAATACCCGAAGCCGGCCGGCCGAGCTGATAGGGCAATCCGCATAACGGGCTGCCGACGCCACCGCGGCCGTCTCGGCCAGGCTGTCCACTCCTCCCATGGTCCCGCCGAACGATCTCGCAGCCCGGCCCTGGCTACGATGGCGGGATGACGCAGCCCGCAGACCCCCCTGCCAACCGGCACGATCGTCGGCGTGCCGCCACACGCAGCGCGCTCATCGGGGCTGCACGCGAGATTCTCGCGCAGTCCACAGGCACTGACATCAGTATCCAGCGGATCGCGGAGCAGGCGGACGTCGGCTTCGGCACGTTCTACAACCACTTCTCCACCAAGGCCGAACTGTTCGAAGCCGCCTTGACCGATTCCCTGGAGGAGTACGGGCGCACCGTGGACGCGCTCACCGCGGACATCGAAGACCCCGCGGAGGTCTTCGCAGCCAGCGTCAGGCTGACCGTCCTCATGGTCGAATCCGCCCCGCAGCTTATGCAGATCCTGCGCCGCCACGGCCTCGGCCAGCTCAACAGAAACAGCGGCCTGGCACCCCGCGCGCTGCGCGACCTGGAACGAGCCGCAGCCTCCGGACGCTTCGAGCTGAGCGACCCGCAAGCCACCCTGTTCGCCATCGGCGGCGCCCTCATCGGACTGGTGGAATACCAGTTCAGCGAACCGCCGCCGCCCAGCGCCCCCACAGGGGAATCCGTCGCCGAACTCCTTCTGCGCATGCTTGGGCTCCCTGCGGAAGAAGCACGCGAGATTGCCTCCCGGCCTCTGCCTCTGCCTCTGCCTCTGCCTGCACCGTGAGCCGCGTGATTTCGTGGAGACCTGACGGATCCAAAGACTGATCGGCCTATCTTATTTGATGAGTTCATCAGTTAAGATGTGCGCATGGAGATCAGTGATGTCGGCGGCGAGCCAGCAGCCGGAGCGGGCCGGAACGGCCAGAGCGGCGTGCTCTTCGCCATGTGCCTGTCGCTGGTACTGGTGGTCGCATCGGTCTCGGCGTTGAACCTGGCCCTGCCGAATCTCGCCGTGGAGCTCGGAGCCACCAATTCCGCACTGACCTGGATAGCGGACGGATACACCGTGGCATTGGCCGCGCTCGTCCTGCCGCTGGGCGCCCTCGGCGACCGAATAGGACGTCGCAAGGTGTTGATCGCCGGAAACCTCGTCTTCGGCACGGCGGCGGTGTTCGCGGCGTACTCTCCCACGACCTCGGATCTGATCGTGAGCCGCGTGGTGATGGGCATAGGAGCGGCGATGATCATGCCGGGAACGTTGTCGACGATCACTGCGGTGTTCCCCCCGGAGAAAAAGGACCGCGGGGTGGCGATCTGGTCGGGGTTCGCGGCAGCCGGCGCGATCATCGGCATGCTCGTCGCCGGCGGCCTGCTCGAGCGGTTCAGTTGGACGTCGATCTTCTGGGCCAGTTCTGCGACCGCCGTGGTGTGTGCTGTCGCGGCATGGGCGCTGGCGCCGGAGACACGAAGTTCTGAGCGGCAGCGGTTCGACTACGGCGGGTCGGTCACCACGGCGGTGGCTATCGGGGCACTGGTCTACGGAATCGTTGAGGGCAACGAGAGTGGCTGGACCCGGCCGGAAGTCGTGGCCGCGTTCGCGGTGGCGGTTCTCGGCCTTGCCGCCTACGTGCCCATGGGATTGCGTACGCGTCATCCGCTTCTCGATCCACGTCTGTTCAAGCTCCGCGGCTTCCGGGCGGGGACTCTGGCGATCCTGACACAGTTCATGGCGGTCTTCGGGTTCTTCTTCGTGGGTCTGCAGTTCCTTCAGCTGATCTTGAGCTACAGCCCGCTGAAGAGCGCCATCGCTCTGGTACCAGTGGCGGCGGTGGTCTTGCCGACATCCGTGCTCACGCCACGCCTCGCGGAGCGGCTGGGCGTCAGGACCGTCATGCCTGCCGGACTGCTGTGCCTGGCAGGGGGAATGTTCTGGCTCACCATGCTGCATGTCGACAGCGGCTACCTAGTGTTTCTGGGCGCACTGGTGCTGGCAGGTGTCGGCATCGGCTTGACCAGTTCCACCGGAACGAGCGCGATTGTGGAATCCCTCGGACCCGACAGCCAGGGTGTGGCTTCGGCGATGAACGACACCACTCGCGAAGTCGGTTCGGCCGTGGGGATCGCGCTGATGGGCTCGGTGTTCTCCAGCCATTACCGGTCCGCGCTCCCCGCTGACGTGAGCCGACTACCGGCTCAGGCGGCTGCTGCGGTACACCACTCGGCTGCGGCCGGACTGGAAGCCGCCTCACGCCTGGGGGTCCACGGAGCACCGCTGGCGGCAGCGGTGCGCGGCGCGTTCATGTCCGGTTTCACCACCGCGATGGGCGTCATCGCCGCGATCTTGGCAGCGGCCGCTCTCGTGTGCGCCTTCACCGCGCCGCGTCGCAGCACAAGCGATGCTGCGCCGCTTGGGGAACAGAGCGGCGAGCCATCCGCAGACGCTATAGAGAGTTCCTTCGCGCCCAAGCGTTGATCGCCGCCGCCATCTCCTCAGGGCGGTCCTCCGGGCAGTGGTGGCCGGCGACCCCGTGCCGGGAGACCTCCAGCCCTGCGATGTTGGCCTCGCACCAGGCCACCGCTCCGGCATCGGTCATCGCGCCGGGACCGGGTTCGAACGCGACGAGCAGTTTCGGTACCTCTGGACTCGTGGCCAGCCAACGGTCGTAGCGCTCGACACGCGCGACGACGTCCGCGGGCTCGCCGTCCAACGGCATCATGCGCGTCCAGGCCAAGATCGGGCGGCGGCTTTCCGGCGTGGGGAAGGGCCGGCGGTAGACGTCGAGGTCGGCGGGGTCTAGCGGAGTGGCGAGGGTGCCCTGGACTCCTTCGATGAACAACGACTTCTCCAGGACCATCTCCTCTCCCACGCCCGGCATACGCAACTGCTCGAACAACTCCCGGCCCGCCACCGGGAACTCGTCGCCGACGAGCGGTTTGACAATGGTCTCGGCGAAGGCGAGGCCACGGACGCGCTCGGGCAGGCGGGCCGCACGGTCGAAGGCGAGCGCGCCGCCCCAGTCGTGGCCGACGAGGACCGCCTCGTCCACGCCGAGCGCGTCGAACCAGGCGTCGAGGTAGCGAGCGTGGTCGTCGAAGGAGTAGGCGAGGTCGGGCTTGCCGGAGGCGCCCATACCGATCAGGTCGGGAGCCAGCAGGCGACGGCCGGGTGCGGCCACTCGAGGCAGGACGTCTCGCCATAGGTGGGAGGAAGTGGGGTTGCCGTGCAGGAACACGAACGGCAGGCCGTTGGGATCGCCGGACTCGCGGTAGTGGATGGCGGAGTCCAGGACGGGAAGCAGGGGCATGGCGATGTCACTTCACCTTCGACAGAGAAATCAGGGCTTTCAGAGGTTGAGACCCAGGACACGATCAACGGTGATCTCGATGAGGACCAGGTCCGGAGGCGCCGGCGGGGCCATGCCGTAGCGCATGGCGTAGCGGCGCACGGCCTCGGCGAGGTCTGACGGATCGTCGGTGAGGCGGGCCCGGCCTTCGAGCGACATCCACCGGGCGCCGTCGACCTGACACAGCACGACTCGAGCGTTGACTGCCACGTTCCGGGCCTTGCGCGCCGCTGCTCGAGTCGTGACCCGGGCTCGGCCGACATTCATGTCCGCGGTGAAGCGGACGGGGGTGACGTGCGGAGTCCCGTCGGGTCGAAGGGTGGTGAAGGTAGCCGTGGCGGGACGCGCGAGAAACGCCCGGGCGTTTGGCGACAGCCGGATGTACATCGGGTTCGCCTCCTGTGGTCGGTCGAGTGCGCTACTTGCAACGCCCTTGACTGTGCCGACCTGGAGACCGCAGGCTCAACGCTGATGAATAACCGTGTGACTGCGCCCGCCCGCACTCGAGGACGCCCCCGGGGCAAGCCGCCGACTCGCGAGTCGATCATCTCCGCGGCGCGCCCGCTGTTCCTGGAAAACGGATACCGGCGCACCACCCTGCGTGCAGTCGCCGCAGCCGCCGGAGTCGACGCAGCGCTGATCGCCTATCACTTCGGCTCGAAGAAGGGCCTGTTCGCGCACGTCATGCAGGTCCAATGCGCCGAGGCACTGACGACCGGCGCAGTCCTCGACGCGGACCCCGCCACCCTCGCCGACCGGCTGATCGACGCGGTGACCGACCTGTGGGAAGACCCTGACTTCCGCCGCCTCACCGACCAAGGCGACGAAGCCGCGCAGGCGATCGGTGAGTACCTGGAAACCGAGCTACTCACCCGCCTCGTTGAATTTCTCGGCGGCCGCGACGCCACCGCCCGCGCCACCGCGGCAGTGACCATCCTCGGCGGCCTCATCTACACCCGCTACATCAACCCACTGCCGACGCCCGCCGCCCTGACTCCCTCCCAGGCCCGGCACGCCCTCGTCCCGGCACTGCGCGCCGCATTGGCGCCAAGGCCGCTCGTCGGCCGGAACCACCCGGCTGCCTTCTGAGGATTCATGTCGACGCTCCACTCGCAAGGCGTCGTAGTTGCGAGCGAGGTAGGGGTGTTCCTGCGGCCGGCCGAGGAGTCCTGGCCCGGGTGCTCACAAACAAACTCTGGATTGGTTGCCGGGGTCCATTGCTGACGGGCGGGTACTGGGCCGGTTGTTGGCGGCAACCCGTCTGGCCGCTGTTGCGTGACCAGTATTTGGCGGGCCGATCGGCGGTCGCGCCGTCGCTGGCCTTCGGGGGGCACATGCGGGACTCACAGAGCTTTGATGACTTCTATTTGGCCAGCGTGCGTCGGGTGACCAGTTATGTCCATGCGTGGACGGGGAACCTGGCCGACGCCGAGGACATCGTGCAGGAGGCGTTCGCCAAGGCGTGGCAGCACTGGGGCAAGGTCGGCGGGTATGCGGACCCGGAGGGCTGGGTGCGTACGGTCGCCTTCCGGCACCGGGTCAGCGTGTGGCGCAAAGCCACGACCAGGCTCACGGCCCACCGCCTGCACGGGCCGCCGGGCGACGAGCCCGAAGTCAGCCCGGACTACGTGGCGATCATCGCCGCGCTGCGCAAGATCCCGGAGGCTGAGCGGCGGGCGATCGTCTTGCACCACATCGTCGGGCTCACGGTGGAGGACGTCGCCGCCGAAACCGGCGTCGCGCAGGGGACCGTCAAAGCCCGGCTGCACCGGGGACGGCACCGGCTGTCCGGGCATTTGACCATCGACGATCCCGTCGGCCGGTCGCAGGAATCGATACGGAAGGAGATGCACGGCCATGAATGACCTCTTCGACACGGCTCGGTCCGGCGCCCGGGATCTGGCCGGGCGGCTCACGCCGCCCAGTGCCGCGGCCGTGCGGGCCCGTGGCGACGTCCGGCGGCGCCGCACGGCGGTCGCGGCCACCCTGGCCCTGGCCGGGACGGTCGCGGTGGGCGGCGTCGCCTTCGCCGCGAGCGGCTCCGGGCGCCACGACCGGAGTGAGCTCAGGCCCGGAACCACGGCCACGCCCAGCGGCGCGGGAACGCCTAGCAGCGCGGGTACGCCAAGCAGTACGAGCTCAAGCACTGCGAGCCCGACACAACCGTCGACACCGCGTTCGTCGCCGTCCTCATCGGCGGCGACCAGCCCCAACGCTCCCACCACGACTGCGACGACGAGCACGCGGAGCGCCGCGCCGCCGCCGTCGTCGCCATCGTCGACCTCGCCCGCGACCTGCGCGCCGGGTGTCCTGGCCGTCACCCACAGCCCATGGACCGGCCGGACCGGCCACATCATCGGCCTGCTTGTCTTCCAGAACACGGGTTCGGCGCCGTGCCGTGTCTCCGGGTACCCGCGGGTGAGCGGCCTCGACGAGGGAACGACCACGACCACGGCCGCCCACACGCTCTCAGGATGGGCCGGGCCGCAGCTCACTGCGATCCCGTCGGTCGACCTCGCCCCGGGCGGGTACGCCTCGGCGGGGATCGAGTGGCAGAACAGTACCGATGCCGGTGGCAAGTGCGCCTTGGTCGCGGAGTTCGACGTCATACCGCCCGCCGGCGGGAACCCGACGCGGATCCCGGTCGGGACCCCCAGCTTGACCGACGGCCCGGCCTGCGCGTCGTTCCAGGTCCATCCGCTCGTCGCCGGCGTCGACCCCTCCTACGGCTACACCCCCTGAAAACCGCCTCGGCGGCCCCAGCCCGGCCCATCCCGTGAACACGAACCGACCCCCGGCGCCGCACCAGGTCAGCACATCCGACCACGAGGACGAGGCCGAGAGGTTGCTCACCGGCTACATGTTCGGCCCGCACGAGTGGTCGGCGCCGCTGTGCGACCTCAGCGCCGGGGAGCTCCGCCGGCTGCTGCTCGACGAGCCGACGAACGATCTGGCGTTCGAGTCCCTGAACGTCGTTGGGGAAGCGCTCCGCGAGTTCATCGGCACAGCGGTGATGGTCAGCCACGACCGGTACTTCGCCGAACAGGTCGGCTTCACCGGGATCTGGGAGGCCGGGACGGCGCCGCCTGCCGCCGCACTCATCGAAGGCCTCGCCGCTCGCGGAACGGCGCGGAACAGCTGAGGAACGGCATGGAACGCCCTCAAGACGACACGTCAATCTTCGAGGGGAGAAAGTCCGTGACCAGCCCATGAAACGCCTCCGCAATGCCATATTCGCCGCCGGCTTCGCGGCCGTCGCGTCCGGTGTTTTTGGGGCGGCGACTGTCGCACACGCTTCGACCAGCGGACCGCTGACGATCTCCAACTTCGGGACCAACCAATGCCTCCAACCGGTCGGGGAATCGACCGCAGCGGGGGCAGCGATCGTCCAGGAGCCGTGCGACGGCAGCCCCGCCCAGACCTGGTTCGAGTATCCCGTCGGCGGGACCATCGGCCACTACAAGAACAGCTACAGCGGGCTGTGCCTCGACGCCAGAGGGAGCGCTGTCAACGGCACCCCGGTTCAGCAGTGGGTGTGCAACGGCATCAGCAACGAGAACTGGGAATACCCAGACGTCCCGTCAGACGACGTTCCGCCGCTGATCTCCCGGGTTTCCGGGACCAGCACCCACTGCCTCGACGTTCCCGGCGCGCAGAACACCCCCGGGCTCGCCATGCAGATCTACCGCTGCAACGGCTCCGAGGCGCAGCTGTGGTGGCAGTGGCCACCTACCCCGCCAAGCATCAACCTTGAGAAGGGACTGACATGATCAAGCACCGTCACGCCGCGCTGGCCCTCGTCGCCGCGATCGCCGCCAGCGGTCTGGCGGCCTCGGCCCCGGCCCACGCCGAGGACCCGATCGTCAAACTCGTGAGCTCCCAGAACGGCAAGTGCCTGCAGCCGGTCAACGGCTCGCTGCTCCAGGGGGACGCGGTCGTGCAGATGACCTGCAACGGCAGCCGCGCCCAGCAGTGGACGGTCACGGGGATCTCCTCGACGGCCGTCCACCTGGTCAACCGGAACAGCCAGCTGTGCCTCGACGCCCGCGGCGGGGCCGTCAACGGCACGCCGATCCAGCAGTGGACGTGCAACTCGATCTCCAACGAGAAGTGGGGCTTCGGCATCACGAACAACCTTTTGGTGTCGTTCGTCGCCGGCACCGCCAGCCATTGCATCGCCACGCCGGGATTCCCGGACGGCCTGCCGATGGAGCTGCGGTTCTGCGACAGTAACTCGTCGCAGCTCTGGAGCCGTCCCGCCGGCTGAGGCAAGACGACGGCCCTCGGAGGGCCGTCAGAAAATGAACGGTGTTCCCGTACCCCGCCGAGGGGTAAGGAACACCGTTCGCTTCAAAGCCGGTAGGAGCAGGACGTGCCGGTCCGCACGGCAGTCGCCAGGTGTTCGCCGATCACAGCGTCGACTTCGGTGACATGGGCGACGGCTCGGCGGATCGCTTTGGTCGCCGCGACCCGGGCCCGCTCGCCGCTCTGGACGAACCGTCGCGGACGGCTGCCGATCCCTGTCGCGTCGGCCAGCTCGGCGACCAGCCAGTCGCGCTCGACCCGCGAGGCCGACACGGACTCGTCGTCGCCCCGGCGTTCCAGCTCGTCCATCTCCCCCGACAGCTCCAAGAGCCGTCGGCGGTACTGCTTGACCGCCATAGGATCGAGAACGGACTGCGCTGACAGGTTCACCGCTTCGTCACGCACCGAGGCACCCG
This window harbors:
- a CDS encoding aldehyde dehydrogenase family protein translates to MSLPHARNFIDGRWSDAPTAGTTSSPATGMPIGTYADDGAASARNAIDAARRTFRAGTWARDRRLRARALSEMADRMAQRRDELVDLLSRENGKRRAEAAMEVDAAIPKLRYNAALALTDTGRAAETSPSSYSMTIHQPAGVAAVIVPWNSPVILAVRSFAPALAAGCTVAMKMPAQTALTNGLLYEIIAETTALPAGAVNAFTESGDDGARLLVTDPGTDVVSYTGSTAVGRTIMAEAARHVKGCSLELGGKTPMIVFDDADLDAAVPVLTAAVTTFSGQFCMAGSRILAQRSVADELRARLTAALEAVPVGPDQDHESAMGPVIDRTQALRIDAIVAASSAWGSILLRGGLVTDGNDAYLRPSLVEIDDVSAPLIHQEVFGPTATFEVFDHESDAVTRANATEYGLAASVWSRDVDRPLRVGRQLDVGTVWINDWAVIHDQFEEGGFKQSGIGRLNGPRGLAEFQEIKHFVHSPGQG
- a CDS encoding VOC family protein, with the translated sequence MAITGLGHTGLWVYDLATMRRFYEHVMGLSVTDADDELGIVFLSARPEQEHHELVLQSGRTAPIGVKQQHQISWRVQSLDDLRNFHHRFETEGVTVQQEVTHGNALGIYFFDPEGNRNEVYLRIDRDVRQPFRKSIDFGRSPEEIYAEAERLLTDGGAAYRPVA
- a CDS encoding NAD(P)-dependent alcohol dehydrogenase, with the translated sequence MPISTTVAVARSGQDTFQWERAVLDDPGPGEVLVRLVATGLCHTDLSVLAERLPTPLPAVLGHEGAGVVEAVGADVAGIARGDRVVLSFNSCGHCDACRTGRPTRCATYFPLNFSAARPDGTTPIHSVEGTALGGMFFGQSSLARHAVVSAQSVVRVDAADDDELALLAPVGCGIQTGAGTVLNILRPRYGDIVAVFGAGAVGLSAVMAARLTPARAIIAVDVVHERLVQAAELGATHTVNSRTEDLPSRLAEIAGSAGVTHVVETTGVPSLLELAATAIAAHGTVAVVGAPPAGSWAAFNVNALIDGRTIRGVAEGGSDRITFIPALIDLARQGRLPYEKLIRFYTEDQLQQAVTDARSGKTVKPVIRFDPPTAARGESR
- a CDS encoding IclR family transcriptional regulator; this translates as MTGQESATVGASQYRERNSTADRALDILGLFSESRLSVSGQEVATALGAARSTAYRYLQSLVASGFLEEDPAGGFRLGVRILELARLARRGYGLSEIALPVMNDLCAEVGETVLLTRRSGSAAVCIERCEAQQPVRISYERGSVLPANAGASALALLAWLPEQQCRQELAGQRLQRFTARTITDVETLMERLAKIRRDGYSVSRGELDTDILGIAAPVRGASGEVVAAVSIAALEHRVPDRRLDDVVTALREAAELMSSRLAVIGD
- a CDS encoding TetR/AcrR family transcriptional regulator encodes the protein MTQPADPPANRHDRRRAATRSALIGAAREILAQSTGTDISIQRIAEQADVGFGTFYNHFSTKAELFEAALTDSLEEYGRTVDALTADIEDPAEVFAASVRLTVLMVESAPQLMQILRRHGLGQLNRNSGLAPRALRDLERAAASGRFELSDPQATLFAIGGALIGLVEYQFSEPPPPSAPTGESVAELLLRMLGLPAEEAREIASRPLPLPLPLPAP
- a CDS encoding fumarylacetoacetate hydrolase family protein codes for the protein MRLATLRTDEGTRAARREEGFYAVLPHASVGALLSSDDWLQAAAAEETGRVAVAEADFAPVVPHPNKIICLGLNYATHIKEMGRDTPRYPTLFAKYDGALIGAHDPVVLPVVSDTVDWEAELAVVIGRSARHVAESEALEYVAGYTVANDVTVREYQRRTREFLAGKTFEATTPLGPELVTADEFGGREPDLEILCEVDGEVMQRSRTSDLLFGVPDIVAYVSGIITLLPGDVILTGTPGGVGDGRDPKVYLAPGQVLRTVIECLGETRNRCLRESGV